One region of Miscanthus floridulus cultivar M001 chromosome 19, ASM1932011v1, whole genome shotgun sequence genomic DNA includes:
- the LOC136528761 gene encoding peroxiredoxin-2E-1, chloroplastic-like translates to MATSALAALSATTAAAAGKHILLSRPAASLSFASRRLAAGASLRGFLGAPIRAVASSASAPPKTIAVGDRLPDATLSYFDTSSPDGELKTVTVRDLTAGKKVVLFAVPGAFTPTCTQKHLPGFVAKAGELRAKGVDAVACVSVNDAFVMRAWKESLGVGDEVLLLSDGNRELARAMGVELDLSDKPVGLGVRSRRYALLAEDGVVKVLNLEEGGAFTNSSAEDMLKAL, encoded by the coding sequence ATGGCCACCTCCGCCCTCGCCGCTCTGTCCGccaccacggccgccgccgccgggaagCACATCCTCCTCTCGCGCCCcgccgcctccctctccttcGCCTCCCGCCGCCTGGCCGCTGGGGCCTCCCTCCGTGGATTCCTTGGCGCGCCAATCCGGGCCGTGGCGTCGTCGGCGTCGGCGCCCCCCAAGACCATCGCGGTCGGGGACCGGCTCCCTGACGCGACGCTCTCCTACTTCGACACCTCCTCCCCCGACGGCGAGCTGAAGACGGTGACGGTCCGCGAcctcaccgcggggaagaaggTGGTGCTCTTCGCGGTGCCCGGCGCGTTCACGCCCACCTGCACCCAGAAGCACCTCCCGGGGTTCGTGGCCAAGGCCGGGGAGCTCCGCGCCAAGGGCGTCGACGCCGTGGCCTGCGTCTCCGTCAACGACGCCTTCGTGATGCGCGCGTGGAAGGAGAGCCTCGGGGTCGGGGACGAGGTGCTGCTCCTGTCGGACGGCAACAGGGAGCTGGCGCGCGCCATGGGCGTCGAGCTCGACCTCTCCGACAAGCCCGTCGGGCTCGGCGTCCGGTCCCGGCGCTACGCGCTGCTCGCGGAGGACGGCGTCGTCAAGGTGCTCAACCTCGAGGAGGGCGGCGCGTTCACCAACAGTAGCGCCGAGGACATGCTCAAGGCGCTCTGA